A window of the Helianthus annuus cultivar XRQ/B chromosome 4, HanXRQr2.0-SUNRISE, whole genome shotgun sequence genome harbors these coding sequences:
- the LOC110932014 gene encoding uncharacterized protein LOC110932014 has product MEVIVMFIKNASELGLFKGVDLPNQSPTVTHLCYADNIIFMGEWSDKNAVSLSRFLREISRLAGIINCGVGSFPFVYLGLPNRANLKRVKFWEPVVRKFQKKLSSWKAKTLSFAGRVTLAKAVLGSLPSYFLGVFRAPKSVLNTLKGLRRSFIWGNWNDQ; this is encoded by the exons ATGGAAGTTATTGTTATGTTCATCAAAAATGCGTCTGAGCTGGGTTTGTTCAAGGGAGTAGATTTGCCTAACCAGAGCCCGACAGTGACGCATTTATGTTATGCTGATAACATAATATTCATGGGTGAATGGTCGGACAAGAATGCGGTTAGCTTGTCTAGGTTCTTAAG GGAGATATCTCGGTTAGCAGGCATCATCAACTGCGGGGTCGGGTCGTTCCCGTTTGTGTATCTTGGTTTGCCTAATAGGGCTAACCTGAAGAGGGTTAAGTTCTGGGAACCAGTGgttagaaaatttcagaaaaagcTTTCGTCTTGGAAGGCAAAGACTCTCTCGTTTGCGGGCCGTGTTACTCTCGCAAAGGCCGTGCTTGGAAGCTTACCGTCGTATTTTCTCGGGGTATTTAGAGCACCAAAATCTGTTCTAAACACTCTTAAAGGGTTAAGGAGGTCGTTTATTTGGGGTAACTGGAATGACCAATAA